One window of Bactrocera tryoni isolate S06 chromosome 2, CSIRO_BtryS06_freeze2, whole genome shotgun sequence genomic DNA carries:
- the LOC120768297 gene encoding uncharacterized protein LOC120768297, giving the protein MQSTILASVLVILLAVQQGAAIKCYVCNSHKDANCALDIPPEHLLKDCEEDYSTRGKGIPTYCRKISQIIEFSVNNLPPDSRVIRSCGFLNQTSTNYCYQRAGFGGRQVVCSCDKDNCNGAGALNLSIGVMFAAAAASGWAVLSLLKRSLV; this is encoded by the exons aTGCAGTCAACAATCCTCGCTAGCGTTTTGGTGATTCTATTGGCCGTACAGCAGG GTGCCGCCATCAAGTGTTACGTATGCAACAGTCACAAGGATGCCAATTGCGCACTGGACATACCGCCAGAACATTTACTCAAGGACTGCGAAGAGGATTATTCGACACGCGGCAAAGGTATACCGACCTACTGTCGCAAAATCTCGCAAATCATTGAATTCTCAGTAAATAACT TACCACCAGACAGTCGCGTCATACGCTCTTGCGGTTTTCTGAATCAAACATCTACCAATTACTGTTACCAACGCGCCGGTTTTGGTGGTCGCCAAGTGGTCTGCTCCTGTGACAAGGACAATTGTAACGGTGCTGGCGCGCTCAACCTGTCCATCGGTGTGATGTTCGCCGCTGCTGCCGCCAGCGGTTGGGCTGTGCTATCACTGCTGAAACGTTCATTGGTTTAA
- the LOC120768276 gene encoding guanine nucleotide exchange factor MSS4 homolog: MTDETQIPEQILNNKNKHSVRCNYCYSLILKPQLGEYVEHEFEMPLMQQKHRKDTEIIETEVLKNFWCIDDIFTFENIGFSNTVDNRKFLICADCEMGPVGYHEIANKKCYIALKRVRHGSEPDAVMEPVTDEEENDV; this comes from the exons ATGACGGATGAGACACAAATTCcagaacaaatattaaataataaaaataaacacagtGTACGATGTAATTATTGCTATTCATTAATACTGAAACCACAATTAGGAGAGTATGTTGAGCATGAG TTCGAAATGCCGCTAATGCAGCAAAAACATCGGAAAGACACTGAAATTATTGAAACGGAGGTACTCAAAAACTTCTGGTGTATTGATGATATATTCACCTTCGAGAATATTGGCTTCTCCAATACTGTGGACAACCGTAAATTCTTGATATGTGCCGACTGTGAGATGGGACCGGTGGGTTATCACgaaatagcaaataaaaaatgttatatagcATTGAAACGTGTTAGACATGGCAGTGAACCAGACGCCGTAATGGAGCCAGTAACCGATGAGGAAGAGAATGATGTATAG
- the LOC120768472 gene encoding coiled-coil domain-containing protein 97 yields the protein MTAEVIESQDSDVDSIATLGASNRSDVNTRSPDQRSQIDEICDFLSFNEQIIFKSQQIDDPELLRDEKVKIAREIYRKSAQTFLMRFGSFLDEQHLATFAQIVIANKETNDEIAVLLTDYRNKLHTRKRDVKNRRYAAMQQLISDGEYFSEQEMMKRAPELYQELIGQYLSDAEKKQRDEYDVKNTTFSGILMHTMEQQQMQDVLKLADKQNVKSRQLERAIELHDISGDDTTQSTNSSTDEKIEEKECNTMDDEVPVSFRQQWGNFDNEQVACSTSTNSHQAQKNKREKHKQKQITKVNREQNADKFITAGERDLLRQEFIGIMHEQFLSGGDKDFDYTQVDDNTQLDDLSQINQDKEDAYFEESDYSDEEGSNIRIEAKENLEDEESDDDLDVFMNHLNKHHSLQK from the coding sequence ATGACTGCAGAAGTAATCGAATCTCAAGATTCTGATGTCGATAGCATAGCTACTCTTGGTGCATCCAACAGAAGTGATGTAAATACACGTTCGCCCGATCAACGAagtcaaattgatgaaatatgTGATTTTCTCAGTTTCAATGAACAAATTATCTTTAAATCGCAACAAATTGATGATCCGGAACTCTTGCGCgacgaaaaagtgaaaattgctCGCGAAATATACAGAAAAAGCGCACAAACCTTTCTGATGCGTTTCGGCAGTTTTTTAGACGAACAACATCTTGCTACATTTGCACAGATTGTTATAGCCAACAAAGAAACCAATGATGAAATTGCAGTGCTTCTTACGGATTATCGCAATAAGTTGCATACTCGCAAGCGGGATGTAAAGAACCGTCGTTACGCAGCTATGCAGCAACTAATTTCGGATGGTGAATATTTCAGTGAGCAAGAAATGATGAAACGCGCTCCGGAACTGTATCAAGAGCTGATTGGACAATATTTAAGTGACGCAGAAAAAAAGCAAAGAGACGAATATGACGTCAAAAACACAACCTTCTCGGGCATATTGATGCATACTATGGAACAACAGCAAATGCAAGACGTGCTCAAATTAGCGGACAAGCAAAATGTCAAAAGCAGACAGTTGGAGCGTGCAATTGAATTGCACGATATTAGTGGAGATGACACAACACAAAGTACAAATAGTAGTACAGACGAGAAAATCGAAGAAAAAGAATGTAACACCATGGATGATGAAGTACCCGTTAGTTTCCGTCAACAATGGGGTAATTTCGATAATGAACAAGTGGCTTGTTCAACCAGTACAAATAGCCATCAAGcacagaaaaataaaagagaaaaacacaaacaaaagcaaataacaaaGGTCAACAGAGAACAAAATGCAGATAAATTTATAACAGCGGGCGAACGGGATCTTCTGCGTCAAGAATTTATTGGTATTATGCATGAACAATTCCTCAGTGGTGGTGATAAGGACTTTGATTACACACAGGTGGATGATAATACGCAATTAGATGATCTCAGCCAAATAAATCAAGACAAAGAAGATGCTTATTTCGAAGAGAGCGACTATTCGGATGAAGAAGGCAGTAATATTAGAATAGAAGCAAAGGAAAATCTGGAGGACGAAGAATCGGACGATGACCTTGATGTGTTTATGAATCATTTAAATAAACACCATAGTTTACAGAAATAG
- the LOC120768473 gene encoding N6-adenosine-methyltransferase non-catalytic subunit yields MSDILKISQERSRKRKQLLAQTLGLSSVDELKIVLGTADEWNNGSGSSYSGFSGQRSVGSGSSREDEGGSGGKKTPGEIIYRDSSTFLKGTQSSNPHNDYCQHFVDTGQRPQNFIRDVGLADRFEEYPKLRELIRLKDKLIQDTASAPMYLKADLKTLDLKTLGTKFDVILIEPPLEEYARAAPSVATVGGAPRVFWNWEEILNLDVGEVAAHRSFVFLWCGSSEGLDMGRNCLKKWGFRRCEDICWIRTNINKPGHSKQLEPKAVFQRTKEHCLMGIKGTVRRSTDGDFIHANVDIDLIISEEDEFGSFEKPIEIFHIIEHFCLGRRRMHLFGRDSSIRPGWLTVGPELTNSNFNADLYQTYFAEAPATGCTSRIESLRPKSPPANSKALRGRGRGFPRGRGRPR; encoded by the exons ATGagtgatattttgaaaatatcacaaGAGCGCTCACGCAAACGAAAGCAATTGTTGGCTCAAACA CTTGGCCTGTCTAGCGTAGACGAACTAAAAATTGTGCTTGGAACAGCAGATGAATGGAATAATGGATCAGGAAGCAGTTATTCCGGATTTAGTGGACAACGAAGTGTAGGGAGTGGAAGTAGTCGTGAGGATGAAGGGGGCAGTGGTGGTAAAAAGACACCTGGGGAAATTATTTATCGTGACTCCTCCACGTTTCTAAAG ggCACGCAATCATCTAATCCGCATAATGACTACTGCCAACACTTTGTCGATACTGGACAAcgaccacaaaattttattagagaCGTAGGTTTGGCTGATCGATTTGAGGAATATCCAAAACTACGGGAACTAATACGTTTGAAAGATAAGCTGATACAGGATACTGCTTCAGCACCAATGTATTTAAAAGCTGACCTAAAAACGTTGGACCTAAAAACATTAGGCACTAAATTTGATGTCATATTAATAGAGCCACCCTTGGAGGAATATGCCAGAGCAGCACCATCAGTGGCAACCGTGGGTGGTGCGCCCCGGGTATTTTGGAATTGGGAGGAAATCCTAA ATTTAGATGTAGGTGAAGTGGCAGCACATCGTTCATTTGTATTTCTTTGGTGCGGTTCTTCAGAAGGCTTGGATATGGGTCGCAATTGTTTGAAAAAGTGGGGCTTCCGACGCTGTGAAGACATTTGTTGGATACGTACCAATATTAACAAACCAGGTCATTCGAAACAATTAGAACCGAAAGCAGTATTTCAACGAACGAAAGAGCACTGTTTAATGGGTATAAAAGGTACTGTACGCCGGTCTACTGATGGTGATTTCATACACGCTAACGTTGACATCGATTTAATTATCTCAGAAGAAGATGAGTTTGGGAGCTTTGAGAAACCgattgaaatatttcatataattgAACATTTCTGTTTGGGCCGACGACGTATGCACCTATTTGGTCGCGATTCCAGTATACGACCAGGTTGGCTAACAGTTGGTCCAGAACTGACGAACTCCAATTTCAATGCCGATTTGTATCAAACTTATTTTGCCGAAGCACCTGCTACCGGTTGTACTAGTCGCATTGAATCTTTACGTCCCAAAAGCCCGCCGGCTAATAGTAAAGCATTAAGGGGACGTGGACGCGGTTTTCCACGTGGCCGTGGTCGACCAAGATAA
- the LOC120769720 gene encoding tumor suppressor candidate 3, translated as MNVLRRTVLLGLLVLAGFLVFTAAQGKQKTGLSLSEKVRNLHDMNMKKALLRFNGQKFREYVKNAPRNYSVVVMLTALAPSRQCQICRHAHDEFTIVANSYRYSPTYSNKLFFAMVDFDEGSDVFQTLRINTAPVFMHFPAKGKPKGPDTMDIHRVGFAAEAIAKFVHERTDVQIRIFRPPNYSGTVAMITLVALVGGFLYIRRNNLEFLYNKQIWGAVALFFCFAMISGQMWNHIRGPPLVHKSKNGGVAYIHGSSQGQLVVETYIIMFLNAMIVLGMVLLTESGTQSDQKRGRIMAIAGLLLVVVFFSFLLSVFRSKAQGYPYSFLFK; from the exons ATGAATGTTCTACGAAGAACGGTGTTGCTCGGGCTGCTAGTGCTTGCTGGTTTTCTGGTGTTCACTGCGGCACAGGGTAAACAAAAG aCCGGACTCTCCCTATCAGAGAAGGTGCGTAATTTACACGATATGAATATGAAGAAAGCGTTGCTGCGCTTCAATGGACAAAAGTTCCGAGAGTACGTAAAGAATGCACCCAGAAATTACTCTGTTGTTGTGATGTTGACAGCTTTGGCTCCATCTCGACAATGTCAAATATGTCGCCACGCTCATGACGAATTTACAATTGTAGCAAATTCTTATCGCTACTCACCGACTTACTCGAATAAATTATTCTTTGCAATGGTCGATTTTGACGAGGGTTCCGATGTATTCCAAACATTGCGTATTAATACAGCACCAGTATTTATGCATTTTCCAGCGAAGGGTAAACCAAAAGGTCCAGATACCATGGATATACATCGTGTTGGTTTTGCTGCCGAAGCAATTGCGAAATTTGTTCATGAACGAACTGACGTACAAATTCGCATATTCCGCCCACCAAACTATTCAGGCACCGTAGCAATGATTACGCTTGTTGCTTTAGTAGGCGGTTTTCTCTACATACGTCGCAACAATTTAGAGTTCCTATATAATAAACAGATTTGGGGCGCTGTGGCGTTATTCTTTTGCTTTGCCATGATTTCAGGACAAATGTGGAATCATATACGTGGTCCACCATTAGTGCACAAGAGCAAAAATGGAGGTGTTGCATATATACACGGTTCCTCTCAGGGACAATTAGTGGTGGAAACATACATCATTATGTTCTTGA ATGCTATGATTGTATTGGGAATGGTTCTGCTAACAGAATCTGGTACTCAAAGCGATCAAAAAAGAGGGCGAATAATGGCAATAGCGGGATTACTACTGGTAGTAGTATTCTTTTCCTTTTTGTTATCGGTATTCCGATCAAAGGCGCAAGGATATCCTTACAG tTTTCTTTTCAAGTAA
- the LOC120769721 gene encoding polyprenol reductase isoform X1 encodes MLTNIYNTTYKFIEMYNFNILNFIFIGFTVVIVIFGSLINIVETLLPDCLRQSFRYGKHCHKGPANALISMTEIPKSWFKHFYIFSFTWSLLALSLLLKGFIMNATAPELVLEFLDFVAGGQANRNVQVNSTSALVASVLLTIQCARRFYETNFVQIFSKNSKINWSHYLVGHLHYFGAILALLSNTEGFVRGTLPSAFSLKHITLIQCLCIFIFHFSWTQQYKSNMILVNLRKDAKSGEVKTENHLLPTGGFFNIISSPHMFFEIVMYLAILGLLPTSTTWILVVIWVFVNQLANALLTHKWYKENFKNYPKNRKALIPFIL; translated from the exons AtgttgacaaatatttacaacacaacatataaattcattgaaatgtataatttcaatatattaaactttatatttattggCTTTACCGTGGTGATTGTAATTTTCGGTAGCCTCATTAATATTGTCGAGACACTTCTTCCAGATTGTTTGCGACAATCATTCCGCTATGGCAAGCATTGTCACAAAGGACCTGCTAATGCGTTAATTAGTATGACAGAAATACCAAAAAGTTGGTTTAAACATTtctacatattttcttttacatgGTCTCTTTTGGCGCTTTCACTGTTATTAAAGGGATTTATCATGAACGCTACAGCCCCAGAGTTAGTGCTcgaatttttagattttgttgcTGGTGGCCAAGCAAATAGAAATGTTCAAGTAAATTCCACTTCCGCTTTAGTTGCTAGCGTCCTATTGACAATTCAATGTGCAAGACGTTTTTATGAAACAAATTTCGTGCAAATATTctccaaaaatagtaaaatcaaTTGGAGTCATTATTTAGTGGGCCACCTTCATTATTTTGGTGCAATATTAGCATTATTAAGTAATACTGAAGGATTTGTGAGAG GAACACTGCCGTCAGCTTTCTCTTTAAAGCACATAACACTTATACAATGTCTCTGCATATTCATTTTCCACTTTAGTTGGACACAACAGTACAAGTCTAACATGATACTTGTTAATTTACGCAAGGACGCTAAGAGCGGAGAAGTTAAAACGGAAAATCATTTACTACCCACCGGTGGGTTCTTCAACATAATATCATCTCCCCATATGTTCTTCGAAATTGTGATGTATTTGGCAATTTTGGGTTTATTGCCCACAAGTACTACTTGGATACTCGTAGTTATTTGGGTATTTGTTAACCAG TTGGCGAATGCTCTCCTTACACACAAATGGTacaaggaaaattttaaaaattatccaaaaaatagaaaagcgCTTATTCcgtttattttataa
- the LOC120769721 gene encoding polyprenol reductase isoform X2, with translation MNATAPELVLEFLDFVAGGQANRNVQVNSTSALVASVLLTIQCARRFYETNFVQIFSKNSKINWSHYLVGHLHYFGAILALLSNTEGFVRGTLPSAFSLKHITLIQCLCIFIFHFSWTQQYKSNMILVNLRKDAKSGEVKTENHLLPTGGFFNIISSPHMFFEIVMYLAILGLLPTSTTWILVVIWVFVNQLANALLTHKWYKENFKNYPKNRKALIPFIL, from the exons ATGAACGCTACAGCCCCAGAGTTAGTGCTcgaatttttagattttgttgcTGGTGGCCAAGCAAATAGAAATGTTCAAGTAAATTCCACTTCCGCTTTAGTTGCTAGCGTCCTATTGACAATTCAATGTGCAAGACGTTTTTATGAAACAAATTTCGTGCAAATATTctccaaaaatagtaaaatcaaTTGGAGTCATTATTTAGTGGGCCACCTTCATTATTTTGGTGCAATATTAGCATTATTAAGTAATACTGAAGGATTTGTGAGAG GAACACTGCCGTCAGCTTTCTCTTTAAAGCACATAACACTTATACAATGTCTCTGCATATTCATTTTCCACTTTAGTTGGACACAACAGTACAAGTCTAACATGATACTTGTTAATTTACGCAAGGACGCTAAGAGCGGAGAAGTTAAAACGGAAAATCATTTACTACCCACCGGTGGGTTCTTCAACATAATATCATCTCCCCATATGTTCTTCGAAATTGTGATGTATTTGGCAATTTTGGGTTTATTGCCCACAAGTACTACTTGGATACTCGTAGTTATTTGGGTATTTGTTAACCAG TTGGCGAATGCTCTCCTTACACACAAATGGTacaaggaaaattttaaaaattatccaaaaaatagaaaagcgCTTATTCcgtttattttataa